One Anas platyrhynchos isolate ZD024472 breed Pekin duck chromosome 2, IASCAAS_PekinDuck_T2T, whole genome shotgun sequence DNA segment encodes these proteins:
- the LOC140001580 gene encoding uncharacterized protein has translation MREEVQAEAVQGGRVVIYSSWGNRGCHPQPVPRRGPAACSGGGPVLPACVVPASRLLLPHPVQPGCVPDFGVLRGAWQSAPDLPRVPGEASLQSAPRGGAARPAPGRDAAGAVVGGAPPPLPPLLLLLLPPPQPLIPLEPSAGSSGQAHHCYNGPAAHRAGVSALCPEVDALQAKGVPAGVHASCAGQRAQADGALIVPGGLLGLLLPPAHGSCSFRKVQMVVLWGRLPWCRVLSSCLGSSPPRCLSGLRQELGASRATRRTTAERSRKNMLYQQADIRFLGSTTLSRVL, from the coding sequence ATGCGGGAAGAAGTGCAggcagaggctgtgcagggTGGAAGAGTGGTAATTTATTCTTCCTGGGGGAATCgtggctgccacccccagcccgtCCCCAGGCGAGGCCCGGCCGCCTGCTCAGGCGGGGGGCCCGTCCTGCCGGCCTGCGTGGTCCCCGCTTCCCGGCTCCTCCTGCCGCACCCTGTGCAGCCAGGATGTGTCCCCGACTTCGGCGTCCTGCGGGGAGCTTGGCAGTCTGCGCCCGACCTGCCCCGCGTGCCAGGAGAAGCTTCTCTCCAGTCTGCGCCCCGTGGAGGGGCTGCGCGCCCTGCGCCGGGGCGAGACGCTGCGGGAGCGGTAGTTGGAGGGGCTcctcccccgctgccccctctgctgctgctgctgctgccgccgccccaGCCTCTCATTCCGCTGGAACCTTCCGCGGGGTCTTCGGGCCAGGCGCACCACTGCTACAATGGGCCCGCGGCACATCGGGCAGGTGTCTCTGCCCTCTGCCCAGAGGTGGATGCACTCCAGGCAAAAGGAGTGCCTGCAGGGGTCCACGCGAGCTGCGCTGGACAGCGGGCCCAGGCAGATGGGGCACTCATTGTCCCCGGGGGCCTCCTcgggctgctcctgccaccAGCTCATGGTTCCTGCAGCTTCCGCAAGGTGCAGATGGTCGTCCTGTGGGGGAGGCTGCCCTGGTGCCgggtgctcagcagctgcctggggtcTTCACCACCTCGATGTCTCTCGGGTCTCCGGCAGGAACTTGGCGCCTCACGTGCCACCAGGAGGACtactgcagagagaagcaggaagaaCATGTTGTATCAGCAAGCAGACATTCGCTTTCTAGGTTCTACCACGTTGTCTAGAGTGCTGTAG